The proteins below are encoded in one region of Chelonia mydas isolate rCheMyd1 chromosome 11, rCheMyd1.pri.v2, whole genome shotgun sequence:
- the SCRN3 gene encoding secernin-3: MASRTTAPRSCDTFVALPPATVGSRVVFGKNSDRPSDEVQEVVYFPAASHKAGDKLECTYIEIEQAEKTYAVVLSRPSWIWGAEMGANEHGVCIGNEAVWGREEVCDNEALLGMDLLRLGLERADTAENALTVMVDLLEKYGQGGNCMESHMAFTYHNSFLIADRKEAWVLETSGKYWAAEKIEEGVRNISNQLSITTKIDREHPEMRDYAKSKGWWDGEKEFDFAAIYSYVNTARMTTSRGRYSEGYKLLNKHKGSITSETMMEILRDKESGINMEGGFMTTGSMVSILPQEPNFPCIHFFTGTPDPDRSVFKPFIFVPNITQLLKTSSPTFGHDDPVKKKPRFLTKPDRRHELYKQHESAAVVMETFKEKGKEMLEQIRKLEKEKISKMESILQNGCLDVNQAVNLFSQCVEEEINTYA; encoded by the exons ATGGCTTCAAGAACCACTGCACCTCGCTCCTGTGACACATTTGTGGCGCTGCCTCCAGCAACAGTTGGCAGCCGGGTTGTTTTTGGAAAAAATTCAGATAGACCCTCTGATGAAGTGCAAGAAGTAGTCTATTTCCCTGCTGCTTCTCATAAGGCAGGAGACAAGCTTGAG TGCACTTATATAGAAATTGAGCAAGCAGAAAAAACATATGCAGTTGTTTTGAGTCGTCCATCCTGGATATGGGGTGCTGAAATGGGAGCCAATGAACATGGAGTTTGCATTGGAAATGAAGCGGTGTGGGGACGAGAAGAAGTCTGTGATAATGAAGCACTCCTAGGCATGGACCTTCTCAG aCTTGGACTCGAAAGAGCGGATACAGCTGAAAATGCCCTCACTGTCATGGTTGACTTGCTAGAAAAATATGGACAAGGAGGAAACTGTATGGAGAGTCACATGGCATTTACCTACCATAACAGTTTTCTGATAGCTGATAGAAAGGAGGCTTGGGTACTAGAGACTTCAGGAAAATACTGGGCAGCAGAGAAAATAGAAG AGGGTGTGCGGAATATCTCCAACCAGCTCTCCATAACAACCAAGATTGATCGGGAACATCCTGAAATGAGAGATTACGCTAAGAGCAAAGGCTGGTGGGATGGTGAAAAAGAATTTGATTTTGCTGCCATATATTCCTACGTAAATACTGCCAGAATGACAACTTCAAGGGGCAGATACTCTGAAGGCTATAAGCTACTGAATAAACACAAAG GCAGTATAACTTCTGAAACAATGATGGAAATTCTTCGGGATAAAGAGAGTGGCATTAATATGGAAGGAGGATTTATGACAACTGGAAGTATGGTCTCCATTCTACCTCAGGAGCCTAATTTCCCTTGTATTCATTTCTTTACAGGAACTCCAGACCCTGACAG ATCTGTTTTTAAGCCTTTTATTTTTGTGCCAAATATTACTCAGTTACTAAAAACCAGCTCACCAACATTTGGTCATGATGATCCAGTGAAGAAGAAACCACGGTTTCTGACTAAGCCAGATCGAAGACATGAACTCTATAAGCAACATGAAAGTGCTGCTGTGGTTATGGAAACCTTCAAG gAAAAAGGTAAAGAGATGCTGGAACAGATACGGAAGTTGGAGAAAGAGAAAATTAGCAAGATGGAATCAATCCTGCAAAATGGATGTCTTGATGTTAACCAAGCTGTTAACCTTTTTTCACAGTGTGTGGAAGAGGAAATCAACACATATGCCTAA